In Humulus lupulus chromosome 7, drHumLupu1.1, whole genome shotgun sequence, the following are encoded in one genomic region:
- the LOC133788295 gene encoding transcription factor MYB61-like, translating to MGRHSCCYKQKLRKGLWSPEEDEKLLNYITKHGHGCWSSVPKLAGLQRCGKSCRLRWINYLRPDLKRGPFSQQEENLIIELHAVLGNRWSQIAAQLPGRTDNEIKNLWNSCIKKKLRQKGIDPNTHKPLSEVENDIGKLDKASSMTNKAGNNNNENNSTVKASSLGTLSNDHHHHHHHHLNLAESQPSITIDRYPLLEVSSATPPTQEFFIEKSDVVSNTTSSCRPSDFASYFSFHSNNYGTTSSSQDQNNNNSMASFCFNINQSSTTSTRPPPSSNSNNLSPVHHHHHHQQQQQHDHHHHHQMISSLIPPPVSSCSIFSSSPSSTTSSSSPTNPRVKPSISLPLSDHQNPSTVSCEVNNNNGVVVQNWEASTFSNNGSSSSSCNIELQSQGNNFFDNSNSTTAAAATAAAATTTVPPNAANFSWGLVPESGTIKSDDPEDIKWSEYLHSPFLLGAASNNQNSSQPILYSNIVKPESHFTTGSNSTWHQNEHNHHHHQLQAASSEIMYTNKDLQRLAVAFGQTL from the exons ATGGGGAGGCACTCTTGTTGTTACAAGCAGAAGCTCAGAAAAGGGCTGTGGTCAccagaagaagatgaaaaacttCTTAATTATATCACCAAGCATGGACATGGCTGCTGGAGCTCTGTCCCTAAGCTAGCTG GTCTGCAGAGATGTGGAAAAAGCTGCAGGCTAAGGTGGATAAATTACTTGAGGCCTGATTTGAAAAGAGGCCCATTTTCACAACAGGAGGAGAATTTGATAATAGAACTTCATGCAGTTCTTGGCAACAG ATGGTCACAGATTGCAGCCCAGTTACCAGGAAGAACAGATAATGAGATTAAAAACTTATGGAATTCTTGCATTAAGAAGAAACTGAGGCAAAAAGGGATTGACCCAAATACTCACAAGCCACTATCTGAGGTGGAAAATGACATTGGTAAATTGGACAAGGCTTCCTCCATGACCAACAAAGCTGGCAATAACAACAATGAGAATAATTCTACTGTTAAAGCTTCTTCATTAGGAACCTTATCCAATGatcatcaccaccaccaccaccatcatctGAATCTGGCCGAGTCACAACCGTCAATCACCATTGATCGCTACCCACTATTGGAAGTCTCTTCCGCAACTCCGCCGACACAAGAATTCTTCATAGAAAAGTCAGATGTAGTGTCAAACACGACCAGTAGTTGCAGACCTTCTGATTTTGCTAGCTACTTCTCGTTCCACTCCAATAATTATGGTACGACGTCGTCTTCTCAGGAtcaaaacaacaacaacagcatGGCTAGTTTCTGCTTCAACATTAATCAAAGTTCCACGACTTCTACTAGGCCGCCGCCATCTTCAAACTCCAACAATTTGAGTCCAgtacatcatcatcatcatcatcagcagcagcagcagcatgatcatcatcatcatcaccagaTGATTAGTAGTCTCATCCCACCTCCAGTCTCGAGCTGCTCAATCTtctcatcatcaccatcatcaacaacatcatcatcatcaccgaCGAATCCACGTGTAAAGCCCTCCATAAGTCTCCCCTTATCTGATCACCAAAACCCTTCAACGGTTTCTTGTGAAGTCAACAACAATAACGGAGTAGTAGTCCAGAATTGGGAAGCTAGTACTTTCAGCAACAAtggaagtagtagcagtagctgcaATATCGAATTACAAAGCCAAGGTAACAACTTTTTTGATAACAGTAACTCCACCACCGCTGCCGCCGCCACTGCCGCCGCCGCCACTACTACTGTTCCTCCTAATGCTGCTAACTTCTCTTGGGGACTAGTCCCCGAAAGTGGTACCATAAAATCTGATGACCCAGAAGACATAAAATGGTCTGAATATCTCCATAGCCCGTTTCTCCTTGGAGCAGCTAGTAATAATCAAAACTCTTCTCAACCCATTTTGTACAGTAACATTGTGAAACCAGAATCACACTTTACTACAGGATCAAACTCCACGTGGCATCAGAACGAGCATAATCACCATCATCATCAGCTACAAGCGGCTTCATCAGAAATAATGTACACTAATAAAGATCTACAGAGACTTGCCGTAGCTTTTGGACAAACCCTTTAG